AGGGCACAGGGCAAACCCCACCCCCAAGCAAAGAGACGCAGAATGGACCTGCATCTGTCCCTTTCACCCCAAAAATACAGGGCCcagcctgcccccccccccgacctggCAGGAGGATAGCGCGCAGAGGGCAGCGTGCACCCAGCAAGTGCATCCCACAGCATTAGGCACCAAGGGTAGGCACAAGAGGGTGGGCTCAGCCCTCCCCCTTTGTCCCCCTTTTGGTCTCTAGTGTTCCTGTTTGCTCCCAGAGGCCCAAGCACCTGGCGGAGGAAGGGACTGTGGAATGGCAGGGTCTTCCTCCTGTCCTGGGGAGCCTAGGACCCTGTCATTTGAGGGGCAGTGCTGAGATTTTAGAGTCCAAACCCGGGCTCACCCCTCTGCCCTCTTTCCTGGTGGGAGCAGGGCAGGCCCCCAGGACTGGTGAGGGAGCCAGTTAGAGCAGGAAGGGGATGAACACAGAGGCACCCCTGGAAACTTTGGCAAAAACAAGGAGCTCActggaaggggtggggagagggcagagcaGGTCCTCCCCCAGTCACTGGTAGTGTCTGGGAGATGGTCAGTCTGCTGCCTGGAGCCCCAACCCCCACGGTGGGGGAGGTCAGGGGCCCTAGTCAGGCTGGGGACTTTGGCCCCCTTTGTCCTGGCCCCTGGGAACCTCATCCTCACTAGAGGCCTTGGGATGGGGACCAGGCTGTGAAGAGTCATCCTCAAACATTTCGGGGTTCTCCAGCATCTCTCGGATCAGGGGAGGCATGGGGCCTGGAATCTCCATCTTCAGGGTAATGGCCCTTTCTGCTCCTGCAATGGAGAGGCAAAGAGACTCAGGAGGACAGAGGCACATGGCCCTTGAGGCCACCTCCCTAATCTTTCTCAGCTGCCCTCTGATTATGGGGACTCACAGCACAGGCCTGtcacctctctgtccccagctcaCCCTCTCCCCACTAGGGTTTCTGGGTGCTGCTCCTCTGCCGGGAAGGTCTACCTGGTCTAATCTGCCAAGCCTGCCACCCACTTGGCCCATTATTTCAGGCAGTCTATTCAAAGATTGCTCTGCAGACAACTTccagccctgctccccagccACCTTGCCTCTAATGTCCAGAGCTTGCCAGTTTTCCTAGgcctgttccttttttttttttttttaggcagagtctcaccaGCCTAcagggcagtggcatcattgcAGCTCATTagaacctcaaacttctgggctcaagccatcctctcccacctcagcctcccagagtgctaggattataggcgtgagccaccgcacctgacaTCCTAGGCCTTTTCTTAATACATTTGTAACAACAGCTAATATTTACCAAACACTATGTCCCAGGCATCCTTCTACCCTGCCCagcagaactttctgcagtgTCAGAAATATCTGCTCTGTCCAATATAGTAGTTtttggccacatgtggccattgagcacttgaaatgtgtctGCTGCAACTGCAGAACTAAATTCTAATTCCGCACGGGTCTAagtacactgtgtgtgtgtgtgtgtgtgtgtaagagatgggatcttgctgtgtcgcccaggctggagtgcagtggataTTCACAGGTGTGATTGTAATGCACTAAGCCTGGAACTGctaggctaaagtgatcctctcacctcagcctcacctcagcctccaaagcagCTAGGCCTCCAGGTGCTCACTCTGTGCCCGGCTTTACATTGTATATAATGaattcatttagtcctcacaataaccttatgaGGTAGGTGTAAGTACAGCCCAGTTTACAAACAGGAAAACAAggtacaaaaaataaagacatttgtcCAACATCTCCCATTTCTAGTATGAGGCAGAGCTGGCATTCTGATGTAGGTCGCCTGGTTCTCCATCACTCTGTTCTTGTCTCTGCTGGTCACCGGTCTGACCTGGGAGACTGGCAGCTCTGAGAAGACACAGAGGGGACGCTCACTCAGAACTAACCCTTGGTGCTGATGCCCCGGAGGTCGGTGATTTTCATGAGCATCCTCGGGAACATGTAGGGCTGGCTGGGCCGCCGACGCCGGGCGTAGAGCCTCAGGGCTTCCAGCAGTGGCTCCTGCAGCTTGTCCACTTTTTCGGGCTCCTCCAGGTCCATGCGGTCTACAGGCACAAGCACAGTGGagtgagaggagaaggaagagatgggGAGGACACAGTGACAGGTAGCTGATTCCCAACTGGCCCTGCCCTATGGGCGTCCAGGTCCCAAACTTTGTCCCATCAGCCACTTCCCTGTTGTTCCTGAGCCCCACCCAGGCTATCTCCCCTGCTCTAAGCCCTGTACCTTCTCCCCTCAGCAAGGGGCTTTCTCTGGTAAATCATTCCTGCCAGATTCCTATCTCAGCACCAGTATCTAGGGTTTCCTCAGCTCCCCCGGCTCTGCCTCTTTTTTGTCCTATTTTCTAGGCTGCTGGGGAGCCTGTACAGGATCTGAGAAGTCTGTGGATGGCGCCAGGTGCAAAAATCCCAAGGGAAGAGACCACCAGGTTTCCTGTGGAGTCAGAGATCAGGTGTGGAGTGTTGTGGGAACGGAGAGCAAGCAGACGCCAGGGGGCACCCCCGCACCTCCACAGATGAGGCAGATGGCGCTGAGCAGCCCTGTCTCTGTGTCATCCATCTCCAGTGGCAGGAGCTGCCCAGCAAAGGCAAAGACCAGGTCTGTGAGGGGCCCAAAGCCGGCATTGTGCATCTGGGTCCGGTTCAGGGTCAGCCCGTCGGAGAAGGTCATGGTGTCCTGTTCTGGGGTGTACCTTGTGCAGATCCGCAGCATCTGAaggtgggggtgtgggaggggtggggaaaagAGGGAATGAGTGGAAAGGGAGAAGGTCCAGTCCCCAGTGAGTGCAGCCTGAAGCAGGCATGGGGAGGAATGCAGAGGTGGAGGATCTGAGGCTTGGGGAGGAGAGGTCCTGAGAAGTCAGGAGGCTAGGCATTCTGGGTCTATGATCAGGTCAGAGGGGCAGGGGCTAAGACAAGAAGAGTTTAGGTAGAGGAGATCTGAGGAGTCCCAGATGGCTGGGGTGAGGTGGGATAAGGAAATCTTTGTATGGACCAAGGAACTGTGAGGGTCTCACATGAGGGTAGGCTGTAGCACGACCCACAGGGCCTAACGTACCAGGATGTCCAGGCAGGCAGCCTTGAGCAGAGTGATCTGGTCAGCAATGCTGAGCCCCGTAAAGCCAGGCAACCGCTTCGCAAACTCCACAATCTTGATGATGCACTTGGTGGCCAACTCACTGAACTTGTCCCACAGCCCCAGATCCAGCTGCACCCGGTGGTCTGCACTGGAGTTCTGCAGGAGGAGGAGTGGAAGGTTAGAGTGCGAGCTGCGGCCCACCTCTGGGGGCTGTCTTCTCTCAGTCAGTACCCCAAGCTCTCCCCTCTGCATTCTTATGCCCTCCTTGTCCTCATCACCAGACCACAGCCTTCAACACAACCCATACCCATTCCCCGACAATGTGAAGAGTGCCCTACCCTCTCTGGGGCTCTGCCCATTCCTCACCGTGGTGTATTTGCCCAGCTGGCAGAGCGAGGGGAAGGTCTCCTGATGGGCTTTGCTGACCTTGGTGATGAGCTCTTCTAACTGGGGGCTCAGCTCATAGCTGTCAGGTGACCCTTCTTCCTtcacctctttcttcttcttgttccGGTCGTTCCGAACAGCTTGGGGGTGGAGGCGCAAGGAGAGGGTCACGACCCTTGGAGCCTCACTTTGGACATCCTCTCTTACCCTAATTTAACGTGCTCAGTCCTTATCATGAATATCTATTCCCTGGTACTCTAAttaatgcctcagtttccctatctccTATATTAACTCCTATTCCTATGCTGGCTCTACCTAGCCCCACCCAGGGCCTCCAACCCCTGCTCCCTTCCCAGGCCATTCGGCTCCATGTCTCCATCCTGCCCTTCCTGTCACCCTGCAGGAGCtggaggtggggggggcaggATATGAAGGCGGCAGGATATCCACTTATAGCCTTGGCAGCACAATGGGGGGGGATAGAGGAGGGGCCACCCCAGATCCATCTCTGGCTAGTCCTGGAGCCAGAGAGGGGAGGGTATTGGCAAGTCTACCTCCCTCATTTCCCCATGAAACAGGGGGAGTGGGAGGCCTTAACCCCTATTCACCCATTCAGAGGAAGGGTTAagctcccagagaggggagaaagggaaagggtgGGGCCTCCTGGGTGCATGGAGCTAATCAAACAGGACTGGCCAGGGAGAAGGTAACACCCAAGGGGAGGATAGGTCTCAGAGGTCAGGGAAGTGGGGGTGGCCAGAAGAGAGAGGGTACCAGTCACAGGGTAGGACAGGAGTgctcctgcccaggcccaggaCAGGAACCTACCTTCCTTGGACATGCCCACTTCGAAGCACTTCTGCAGCCGGCAGTACTGGCAGCGATTCCTGGTCACTTTGTTGATGATACAGTTTTTGTCACGGTGACATGTGTACACCATGTTCTTCTGAATGCTGCGGCGGAAGAAACCCTGGAGTTGGGGGAAGTAGAGAGTGCCACTGAAACAGGATGCTGGGAGTACCAGCCTCTCACAGGCCTTCCAGGATCCCCCAGGCCTGACCCAATTTATTAACCACCTATGCGCAAAGCAGCCCCATCCTACCCCTAGCATCTGTGTCCCTGGTATCTGATCTTAGCCAGTAACTCTGGACTCCCAATCCGCCCACCCCCACCAAGTACACACCTTGCAGCCTTCACAAGAGCTGACCCCATAGTGGTAGCCCGAGGACTTGTCATTGCACACGAAGCATGGCTTGTAGACCCGAGGAGGCGGAGGGGGTGAGGGCGAACTGGGCACCATCTCCTCTGAGCTAGTGCTTTGTGTCTCCACCGCTGAGGGGGAAGCAGTGATGTGAGGGTCAGGGGAGAAGGACCCCACAGACCTCCAGGCCTCATCATGCATACCCCATGAGCACTTCTTCCTCCAGCCTACTGGTGGTAACCATCACTACCACAGTGCACTAGTTCCTGCAACCAGGTTTGGCCCGCAGTGAACACTCCCAGAATGCCCTCAACACCCACTATTACTGCCCCTTGTTTTGAGTGTGACCCCCCACAGTCTGGCCAACTCCTCCACAATAACGCCAGCCCTAGCCCTATAAGACGTTGTTCAACTCTCCAAATTGCAGACCAAGGCCATCCTGGAAATTAATCTCTCTTGGCCTTAGTTTCCCTAACAATCAAGTGGGTGGGTGGAAAGGTTAAGGCCCTGCACTCTGAACTGTCTAGTCACTCCTTGTTACTTTTGTAGATCCTTGTCAGGTAGTCAACTTCCCACCATCCTCCTCCCTGTGGGGCAACagatctgggggtggggaggcaatTACAGGCCACCTGTAGCTGGCACCTGTTTGAATGACCTGCTGGGATACTTAGTAGTTAGAATAGGACCTCATATCTCAGGTAGTACAGAGTAGATAATCCTCAGGCTTTTCCCTCTCATACCAACCCCCAAATAACCACCAAAGTCCTTTTCCCCAGAAACCAGAGGAGCAAATGAGGCACAGCTATCAGGATGATAAACCAGAAGACATGCAGAGGCCTTATCTCACACCTGAAGAACTGAGGTCAAGACAGGGGAAGTGACCAGCTCAGTGCCACACTGCCAGCAGATGGTGGGGCCAAGGCTCTCAGGTCCTCTGATTAGATCTAAGTGGCCATGAGTCAGAgaagctggggaaggggagaCTGAGGTATTTGCTCAGATTCTCAGGTCTAGAAGCTGTTGGGAGTGTAGCAAACCAAGTAGTCAGGTGACAGTGGGTAAATAGGGCTGATGGGGGAGGGGACTTATCTCtggacctctctgagcctatGTCTTCACTCCTAAACTGTCTCCAAAGGAAATATCCAATTGTAGCTCAGAAGGGGTCTCAGCCCCACAGAGTTTGGGGAGGACATCCTCTGTTCAGGAGGCTGCTgggtatatctgtgtgtgtgtgacagggagagtgtgtgtgtgtgtgtgtgtgtctcatctGCAGAGGCTAGGAAAATCTGTAAATTGTTCAACCTGTAGGACCTGTTGTCCAAACCTAGAGGGCCCAAGTTAACTGAAGAAATCCCTAAGATCCCCCTTAAGGAGTGTTCCATGCGCCCACATCATGAACACCTCCTTCCTTCTAACTCTCTGCAGCCCACCAGGTCAGAAAGCTGCACCAGTACatccagagaggggaaggaatgCCCAGGATGCTGGGGTTCCAGGCTAGCTCCACCCACCCCACAGGAGGgaaaccctccccaccccccaacacacacacacactcaattaGCATAAGAATCCTGCCTGAGTGAGATTCCTcaatgaaaaaggagaggaggagaagaaaaaagggtGCCAGGAGTCTATTCAAGACTTGGGGGGAGATCAGGAGGGGCTGGTGCTGAGAGACGTGGGGAGGGCTGGAATGCCTTTCTGGACCTCTCAACTTCAGGCCCGCCACAGTGTCCTCAGTGGGCATGTGTTCTGCCCAAGGTCTGTGCATGGGGTGGTGCTCTCTCTGGCGCTGacgccctccctgcccacagaGCGCTGCCTCATTTCCTCTTTTGCGCAAGGACTTGGGCGCGGTCAGGCTGGCATGGGGCAGTGCCAGCCAATTATAAGACTGGTGGCTGTGGGAAGACAGGCCCAGGGGCAGCTTTTCCTATCTGTGTGGTACTGTCACACCCCCACCCTCTGAACCCTAAAGTGCATCCCAGTGGCTCTAAGGTCAATCTTCGTTTGGGTTGGAAGGCCCCGGAAAGCTAACTGGGTCTACTCCAATCTGATCCTCTACTCAGCCCAGAGCTGAGACCCCACCATCAGGATGCTACTCCTGGGCTAGGCAGGGGCCcctgctggggaggaggagggtgggctcaaggtttttctccttttaaagccCAAATTGCTGAAATTGAGGAAATTCCTGGCCAGGCTGAGCGGAGCTTCAAACAAACTCTTTATAACCGGCTGTAAATGCTCCCAGCTGCGAGGCCCAAAGCTGAGCAGCCTAGACTCACAATCTAGCACACACCTCCTTGGAGACACACACTCTCTACAGGTCAACAACACACAGGGCAGCAAAGCAGGCATATTAAAAATGCACTCCTGTAACCCCAACAGGATTCTGGCACAGAGGAACACACTGATGAGATAAAGACACACTCTAGCCACACTGTGAAGGTAGATCTACAAGTCACAAGGCACACAAGACACACAACACTCAGCTACACATTCACAAAGGAACTGCTCTACCACCAAACACCCCAGCCTGCCAACACAGCACTAGGACACCAAATCCTCCAAACAGGCACAAACACACCATCCAGCCCTCCTCTCTAAGTGACTTTCCCTCTGAAAGTGTGTGGAGGCAGGCCTGAAGCTGACTTTGTGTGCTGGCCAGGACCCTAGAGGCCAAAACTACTGGtccaaattaaaatgcaaaaacacaTAGCCAGTCAAGTCCAAGGGGCTTCCATGGACCTGAAAAAGACCAAAGTCCCCGCTGAGCCCCCAAAACCCTTCCTGGAAGATTCTCTCCAcctcagcacccccacccccaacatacCCCAATTCCCCATCCTATTGGGCAATGAGAAGAAGATTAAGAATTCACAGGGATTTGGTGCAAAGTGATAGTTCCATGTTTTTTCTGCCGTTGAAATGGCACACTTTTAATtcttgccccaccccaccccaaaatatggtCTCCTGTTTGCCACCTCCCTCTTCCAGTTACCCAGTTGTTAAATCTGAGCAGCTCTGCCCTGgaaccaaaatacaaaaaaaaaaaaagaaagaaagaaaaagaacagaaagaaagaaaagaaaatctgaactTGTAAACAGCGCTGCCGAGTGCCAAGGAGCGAGGCGCGTTGGCGGGGGCTCGGTGACCCGGCGTGCGCACTCCCCcagcgcccgccgccccgcccgctgCCCGCCCCTTCTGAGCGTGCCCCCAGCCCCTCGTCCCCTGCCGGCCGCGCCCGGGCTGCGAGCGCATCCCAGCCCCGGGTAAATTTGGGGGGTGTTCCAGGCTCCCCTCCCGGCTCctacccacaccccacccccgccaggcACTGCGGCCCAGGCTTCAAAGCCGCCTCTCATCTGGACTTCATTTTTACTGCCTCTCAGTCCCCAGCTTTTTATTACTACTCTGGAAAGGGGTTCCAGGGCCCCAGGCCTGGCatctcccatttcacagagggggAAGATGCACATTTAGGGACCCAGTAGTTGTACTCCTCCGGTTGCTGTCACCTCTGGGccaccccccaccacacacacagactttgCTTTAAACTTTTCGCTTCCTGCTTAAGTTGTGTGTTGGAGCCATAGGTAGAAGTCATCTCTCTGCTGCATACAGCAGTGTACTCCTTTCCAAACGTTTCTTTTTtaagttgggggtgggggtgggggtggggggggcagagcCCAGCCTTCTCCCTTCTGAGTGCACAACCCCTTCGACTCCGGACTGGAACACACAGGACGCACTCTGGTACACAGCACTTTCCAAAACCACCCCTGCAGCCACGCAGGGCACACGCCCTCTCGGCCTCACGCCACCAACATCCCCACACAAGCCATGTGGACCTGCCAACGCTGTCGGAGGGCGAGACCCCTACTCTCACACCCATACCACCTAGGCAGAGCGCCGCACACTTCAGGGATTCACAGgctctgcaaatattttttacagtTCCAACTTCCACATGGACCTTACAAACGCCACCCATGGTCCTGGGTGCCATATCCCTCCAGGGACAGGGACTTTAGGGCACAAACTACCAACACACCTCGGTCTCTCGCTATCCTCAGGAACTCTGGAGTGGCATCAACCACAGGTCTTAGCTAAACACCCACCATAAAAACCACATACTCCAAACATTACTGCACACACGCAAAGGAGACGCTGAGGCCCCCACGTTTAAAGGGCCAGTACCTCACATAGAAAGGGCCAGAATCTCCGCTTGCACCCCAGTCTCTCCCTTTACACAGGCAAAGAGTAAGCCTCAGTCTCTCCTGCACCCCACACCCATCCCTGGGCTCGGGTACCTACATTGCAGGCTGGCGGGTTGCGGCCAAGCAAAAGACTCAAGTCCGGCGAAACAGGAGCTGCCGGTGGCTCTGCGTAGCAAGCCGGCCCCGGGCCCGGCCGCTCCGTACAGCCGTCGCGGACCCGGGGCAAACGTTTCCATGCAGTCGTACATCGCGACCCGGCTTGGAGGGAAGCTGGGTGCTAGGAACACCAAGGACCCGCAGCCgattccccctcctcccccggcGGCGCCCTGCTCCtgcagggggggagggggagggctagCATAGGGCGCTGGGCTGCATGCGGGGTAAGGGGTGGGCGGGGAAGAGGGGGATCCCCAGCAGGGGAAAGGGACTGGGCGGGGCACGAAGCCGGGGCTGCCGCTTCAGCCTAGGTACAGCTCACTCTGGGCGCCCCAGCAGCCAGCACTGGGGAGACCTTTTGTAAAAGCGAAGCCcggaggggtggggggtgtggcTTGGAGAGAGAAGGGGGCCGGGCACCAAGATGAGCAGAGCTGAGAGTGGAGCGCACATATACACATACGTACACTCGCTCGCTCCGCGGCGCGCGCGCTTGCTTAGACACATATCGGTGCATGCATTTTTCTTGGCAGGCACCAAGCATTTGCAAATATGCAATAGTGTACATGCATGTCTGCATGCACATAAAATCATAGGTGCACACGTTTGTGCAACACACCTAGCTCGGGAGAATGCTTGCAAGCATACTTCCCACAGCCAAAGGCTTTGCACGTATTTGCACTTAGGCGCGTTCCCAGGTCGGGGTTGGGGGAAGGAGTGCAGGAACCAAGCACAAACATTTCATCCCATAGAGTTtttccccaccccccaatcctCCCTTTTTCACACAAGTCAGTACTGGGGTGTTAAGGATGACTGGGGAGAAGGGAACGTAGAGGTCCCTCGCGCGCGGCAGCTCTCCCAGAGCCCAGGACCTGCACTACCTCCACCCCTCTCATTCCCAGGCCtggctcctccctctccctccgcGCGCGCGCTTCAGGGCCTAACAGTACATTCCTGCGGCTCCGCGCGCgctgcctcctccttccttcccgtTCTCCCCACCCCCGGTCCGAGGGCCGGAGCGCGCTCCCGCCGTGAACTCTCCGGGAACCCCCCTCGGGGCGGGTGGCCGGGCGCGCTCACCTCCTCCTgacccggccccgccccacccc
This Microcebus murinus isolate Inina chromosome 10, M.murinus_Inina_mat1.0, whole genome shotgun sequence DNA region includes the following protein-coding sequences:
- the RARG gene encoding retinoic acid receptor gamma isoform X2, with amino-acid sequence MYDCMETFAPGPRRLYGAAGPGAGLLRRATGSSCFAGLESFAWPQPASLQSVETQSTSSEEMVPSSPSPPPPPRVYKPCFVCNDKSSGYHYGVSSCEGCKGFFRRSIQKNMVYTCHRDKNCIINKVTRNRCQYCRLQKCFEVGMSKEAVRNDRNKKKKEVKEEGSPDSYELSPQLEELITKVSKAHQETFPSLCQLGKYTTNSSADHRVQLDLGLWDKFSELATKCIIKIVEFAKRLPGFTGLSIADQITLLKAACLDILMLRICTRYTPEQDTMTFSDGLTLNRTQMHNAGFGPLTDLVFAFAGQLLPLEMDDTETGLLSAICLICGDRMDLEEPEKVDKLQEPLLEALRLYARRRRPSQPYMFPRMLMKITDLRGISTKGAERAITLKMEIPGPMPPLIREMLENPEMFEDDSSQPGPHPKASSEDEVPRGQDKGGQSPQPD
- the RARG gene encoding retinoic acid receptor gamma isoform X1; amino-acid sequence: MATNKERLFAAGALGPGSGYPGAGFPFAFPGALRGSPPFEMLSPSFRGLGQPDLPKEMASLSVETQSTSSEEMVPSSPSPPPPPRVYKPCFVCNDKSSGYHYGVSSCEGCKGFFRRSIQKNMVYTCHRDKNCIINKVTRNRCQYCRLQKCFEVGMSKEAVRNDRNKKKKEVKEEGSPDSYELSPQLEELITKVSKAHQETFPSLCQLGKYTTNSSADHRVQLDLGLWDKFSELATKCIIKIVEFAKRLPGFTGLSIADQITLLKAACLDILMLRICTRYTPEQDTMTFSDGLTLNRTQMHNAGFGPLTDLVFAFAGQLLPLEMDDTETGLLSAICLICGDRMDLEEPEKVDKLQEPLLEALRLYARRRRPSQPYMFPRMLMKITDLRGISTKGAERAITLKMEIPGPMPPLIREMLENPEMFEDDSSQPGPHPKASSEDEVPRGQDKGGQSPQPD